Proteins encoded in a region of the Orcinus orca chromosome X, mOrcOrc1.1, whole genome shotgun sequence genome:
- the TASL gene encoding TLR adapter interacting with SLC15A4 on the lysosome — MLSEGYLSGLAYRSDIQWSCTSYNEQVAEEKEEKTEATAAATLSYSSVDETQVRSLYVRCKSSGKFISSVHSRDSQRSRNPRITVLQTNPNPVFESPNLAAVELYRDPSRETYLVPPSCKSICKNYNDLHIAGGQVMAINSVTTDFPSESSFEHGPLLKSSEIPLSMEDSISTQPSDFPPKPIQRYSSYWRITSIKEKSSLQMQKPISNAVLNEYLEQKVVELYKQYIMDTVLHDSSPTQILASELIMTSVDQISIQVSREKNLETSKARDIVINSLLQLVSTEVSTPEISTPSLHISQYSNVNP; from the coding sequence ATGCTGTCAGAAGGGTATCTCAGTGGACTTGCTTACCGGAGTGACATCCAGTGGAGTTGTACATCTTATAATGAGCAGGTggctgaggaaaaggaagagaagacagaAGCCACAGCTGCTGCTACTCTTTCCTATTCCTCCGTGGATGAAACACAAGTCCGAAGTCTCTATGTGAGGTGCAAATCCTCAGGCAAGTTTATTTCTTCAGTGCATTCAAGAGACAGCCAACGCAGCAGAAATCCGAGAATCACAGTGTTGCAGACAAACCCCAATCCCGTGTTTGAAAGCCCAAACTTGGCCGCAGTTGAACTATACAGAGACCCCAGCAGAGAGACCTACTTGGTTCCACCTTCCTGCAAGAGTATCTGCAAGAATTACAATGACTTACATATTGCAGGGGGCCAAGTGATGGCCATTAATTCAGTGACAACAGATTTTCCCTCTGAGAGCAGTTTTGAACATGGCCCTTTGCTGAAATCGTCGGAGATTCCTTTGTCCATGGAGGATTCCATTTCCACTCAGCCCAGCGACTTCCCACCCAAACCTATCCAGCGGTATTCATCCTACTGGAGAATAACCAGCATCAAAGAGAAAAGCAGCCTGCAAATGCAGAAGCCTATTTCGAATGCAGTGCTGAACGAATACCTGGAGCAGAAGGTCGTGGAGTTATACAAGCAGTACATTATGGACACTGTGCTTCATGACAGTTCTCCTACCCAGATTCTGGCATCTGAACTCATCATGACAAGTGTGGACCAAATTAGTATTCAAGTCTCTAGAGAGAAGAACCTGGAGACCTCAAAAGCCAGGGATATAGTCATTAACAGCCTTTTACAGTTGGTGTCAACTGAAGTCAGCACTCCTGAAATTAGCACTCCGAGTCTCCATATTTCTCAGTATAGTAACGTGAATCCATAG